In Saccharomyces cerevisiae S288C chromosome VIII, complete sequence, a genomic segment contains:
- the YHK8 gene encoding Yhk8p (Presumed antiporter of the major facilitator superfamily; member of the 12-spanner drug:H(+) antiporter DHA1 family; expression of gene is up-regulated in cells exhibiting reduced susceptibility to azoles) produces MVAEFQIASAQSSALTSTEEEHCSINSDKAAKLDLELTSERKNDGKQSHEVTFNEDIADPEDIARHMSTARRYYISSLITFTSMVITMISSSWTLPSTHIIEHFHISHEVSTLGITLYVFGLGIGPLFLSPLSELYGRRITFLYALTLSIIWQCLTIWSKTITGVMFGRFLSGFFGSAFLSVAGGAIADIFDKDQIGIPMAIYTTSAFLGPSLGPIIGGALYHQSYKWTFITLLITSGCCLVMIIFTIPETYKPMLLIRKAKRLRKEKNDQRYYAVLEVTREQTSLLSAIFLSTKRPFGLLLRDRMMGVLCFYTGLELAIIYLYFVAFPYVFKKLYNFGPMEIACSYIGIMVGMILSAPTCLLFQKTFEWRVKRNNGVKTPEMRFEPLFYGAFLTPVGLFIFAFTCYKHVHWIAPIIGSAIFGSGVYFVFTGVFAYTVDAYRRYAASGMACNTFVRCIMAGVFPLFGLQMYKSMGVNWAGFLLAMVTVAMIPVPFLFTKYGARLRAKSPYAWDD; encoded by the coding sequence ATGGTTGCAGAATTTCAAATAGCGAGTGCACAGTCATCGGCATTGACATCTACTGAAGAAGAGCATTGTTCAATAAACTCAGACAAAGCCGCAAAACTGGATCTGGAATTGACCAGTGAACGAAAAAATGACGGCAAACAATCGCATGAAGTGACCTTCAACGAGGACATCGCGGACCCAGAAGATATAGCACGGCATATGAGCACCGCCCGCCGGTATTATATTTCCTCGTTAATTACATTCACATCGATGGTAATTACGATGATCTCGTCCAGCTGGACGCTTCCTTCAACGCACATAATCGAACACTTTCATATTTCGCACGAAGTCAGCACTCTGGGAATTACGCTTTATGTGTTTGGGCTCGGTATAGGACCTTTATTTCTGTCTCCACTAAGTGAACTATATGGACGAAGGATCACATTTTTATACGCCCTTACGCTCAGTATCATATGGCAGTGTTTGACCATTTGGTCCAAGACCATTACGGGTGTCATGTTTGGCAGATTTCTATCCGGGTTTTTTGGTTCAGCCTTTCTAAGTGTGGCTGGCGGCGCCATTGCCGATATATTCGACAAAGACCAAATTGGTATTCCTATGGCAATATACACTACATCGGCCTTTTTGGGGCCCTCTTTAGGACCAATCATTGGTGGAGCCTTATACCATCAAAGTTATAAATGGACATTTATCACACTTCTCATCACTTCTGGATGTTGTCTCGTTATGATCATCTTTACCATACCTGAAACCTACAAACCAATGCTGTTAATACGTAAAGCTAAGAGATTGaggaaagagaaaaatgatCAACGGTATTATGCTGTCCTGGAAGTCACCCGCGAACAGACTTCCTTACTTTCCGCAATCTTTCTCTCAACCAAAAGACCCTTTGGCCTGTTACTTCGAGACCGAATGATGGGTGTGCTTTGCTTCTATACTGGATTGGAACTTGCCataatatatttatatttcGTAGCGTTTCCTTATGTGTTCAAGAAACTTTACAACTTTGGGCCCATGGAGATTGCATGCTCCTATATCGGTATTATGGTCGGCATGATACTCTCGGCTCCTACTTGCTTGTTATTCCAAAAAACGTTTGAGTGGAGagtcaaaagaaataatggCGTCAAGACTCCCGAAATGAGATTCGAGCCTCTGTTCTACGGCGCCTTTTTGACCCCAGTTGGGCTCTTCATTTTTGCATTCACCTGCTACAAGCATGTCCATTGGATTGCACCAATTATAGGCAGTGCAATTTTCGGTTCAGGTGTTTATTTCGTCTTTACCGGTGTTTTTGCGTATACAGTGGATGCCTATAGAAGATATGCAGCTTCTGGAATGGCTTGTAACACATTTGTGAGATGCATAATGGCCGGTGTCTTCCCTCTTTTCGGACTCCAGATGTACAAGTCAATGGGAGTGAATTGGGCCGGCTTTCTCTTGGCAATGGTGACCGTAGCGATGATTCCTGTCCCATTTCTGTTTACCAAATACGGTGCCCGACTGAGAGCCAAGTCGCCGTATGCATGGGatgattga
- the FSH1 gene encoding putative serine hydrolase (Lysophospholipase; hydrolyzes lysophosphatidylserine to release free fatty acid; involved in regulated cell death; localizes to both the nucleus and cytoplasm; contains a catalytic triad of Ser-His-Asp that is part of an alpha/beta hydrolase fold and a lipase motif (GXSXG); sequence similarity to Fsh2p and Fsh3p and the human candidate tumor suppressor and serine hydrolase, OVCA2): protein MTVQIPKLLFLHGFLQNGKVFSEKSSGIRKLLKKANVQCDYIDAPVLLEKKDLPFEMDDEKWQATLDADVNRAWFYHSEISHELDISEGLKSVVDHIKANGPYDGIVGFSQGAALSSIITNKISELVPDHPQFKVSVVISGYSFTEPDPEHPGELRITEKFRDSFAVKPDMKTKMIFIYGASDQAVPSVRSKYLYDIYLKAQNGNKEKVLAYEHPGGHMVPNKKDIIRPIVEQITSSLQEASE, encoded by the coding sequence ATGACTGTAcaaattccaaaattattatttttacaCGGCTTCTTGCAAAACGGTAAAGTTTTCTCCGAAAAATCATCTGGTATTagaaaattattgaagaaggcTAATGTCCAATGTGACTATATTGATGCACCAGTCCttttagaaaagaaggacTTGCCATTTGAAatggatgatgaaaaatggCAAGCCACCCTAGATGCGGATGTTAACAGAGCCTGGTTCTATCACAGCGAAATCTCTCACGAATTGGATATCTCAGAAGGTTTGAAGTCTGTTGTTGATCACATCAAGGCCAATGGCCCATACGACGGCATTGTCGGTTTCTCTCAAGGTGCCGCATTGTCCTCTATCATCACCAACAAGATCTCAGAGTTAGTTCCAGACCATCCACAATTCAAGGTAAGTGTAGTCATTTCCGGCTATTCCTTCACCGAGCCAGACCCAGAACATCCTGGAGAATTGAGAATAACCGAAAAATTCAGAGACTCATTTGCGGTAAAACCAGACATGAAGACCAAGATGATCTTCATCTATGGTGCTTCTGACCAAGCCGTCCCATCCGTCAGATCCAAGTACCTGTACgatatttatttgaagGCGCAAAATGGTAATAAGGAAAAGGTGTTGGCTTACGAACACCCTGGTGGACATATGGTTCCAAACAAGAAGGACATTATCAGACCAATTGTTGAACAAATAACCTCTTCCTTACAAGAAGCTTCTGAATAA
- the DOG1 gene encoding 2-deoxyglucose-6-phosphatase (2-deoxyglucose-6-phosphate phosphatase; member of a family of low molecular weight phosphatases; confers 2-deoxyglucose resistance when overexpressed; DOG1 has a paralog, DOG2, that arose from a single-locus duplication; the last half of DOG1 and DOG2 are subject to gene conversions among S. cerevisiae, S. paradoxus, and S. mikatae), producing MAEFSADLCLFDLDGTIVSTTVAAEKAWTKLCYEYGVDPSELFKHSHGARTQEVLRRFFPKLDDTDNKGVLALEKDIAHSYLDTVSLIPGAENLLLSLDVDTETQKKLPERKWAIVTSGSPYLAFSWFETILKNVGKPKVFITGFDVKNGKPDPEGYSRARDLLRQDLQLTGKQDLKYVVFEDAPVGIKAGKAMGAITVGITSSYDKSVLFDAGADYVVCDLTQVSVVKNNENGIVIQVNNPLTRA from the coding sequence ATGGCAGAATTTTCAGCTGATCTATGTCTTTTTGACCTAGATGGTACCATAGTGAGTACAACAGTGGCCGCAGAGAAAGCATGGACCAAGTTGTGTTACGAATACGGTGTTGATCCTTCCGAGTTATTTAAGCATTCTCATGGTGCAAGAACACAAGAGGTTTTGAGAAGGTTTTTCCCTAAATTGGATGATACAGACAATAAAGGTGTTCTTGCTCTAGAAAAAGATATTGCCCATAGTTACTTGGACACAGTAAGCCTTATTCCTGGTGCAGAGAACTTACTGTTATCGTTAGATGTAGATACTGAGactcaaaaaaagttacCTGAAAGGAAATGGGCTATCGTTACCTCTGGTTCTCCATATTTGGCATTTTCATGGTTCGAGacaatattgaaaaatgttgGAAAGCCCAAAGTTTTCATTACTGGGTTTGACGTGAAGAACGGTAAGCCTGATCCCGAGGGTTATTCAAGAGCTCGTGATTTATTGCGTCAAGATTTGCAATTAACTGGTAAACAGGATCTGAAGTATGTTGTCTTCGAAGATGCACCCGTGGGCATAAAGGCCGGCAAAGCAATGGGCGCCATTACTGTGGGTATAACATCCTCGTATGACAAGAGCGTTTTATTTGACGCAGGAGCAGATTATGTAGTCTGTGATTTGACACAGGTTTCCGTGGTTAAGAACAATGAAAACGGTATTGTCATCCAGGTAAACAACCCTTTGACAAGGGCCTGa
- the AAP1 gene encoding arginine/alanine aminopeptidase (Arginine/alanine amino peptidase; overproduction stimulates glycogen accumulation; AAP1 has a paralog, APE2, that arose from the whole genome duplication), with protein MSREVLPNNVTPLHYDITLEPNFRAFTFEGSLKIDLQINDHSINSVQINYLEIDFHSARIEGVNAIEVNKNENQQKATLVFPNGTFENLGPSAKLEIIFSGILNDQMAGFYRAKYTDKVTGETKYMATTQMEATDARRAFPCFDEPNLKATFAVTLVSESFLTHLSNMDVRNETIKEGKKYTTFNTTPKMSTYLVAFIVADLRYVESNNFRIPVRVYSTPGDEKFGQFAANLAARTLRFFEDTFNIEYPLPKMDMVAVHEFSAGAMENWGLVTYRVIDLLLDIENSSLDRIQRVAEVIQHELAHQWFGNLVTMDWWEGLWLNEGFATWMSWYSCNKFQPEWKVWEQYVTDNLQRALNLDSLRSSHPIEVPVNNADEINQIFDAISYSKGSSLLRMISKWLGEETFIKGVSQYLNKFKYGNAKTGDLWDALADASGKDVCSVMNIWTKRVGFPVLSVKEHKNKITLTQHRYLSTGDVKEEEDTTIYPILLALKDSTGIDNTLVLNEKSATFELKNEEFFKINGDQSGIFITSYSDERWAKLSKQANLLSVEDRVGLVADAKALSASGYTSTTNFLNLISNWKNEDSFVVWEQIINSLSALKSTWVFEPEDILNALDKFTLDLVLNKLSELGWNIGEDDSFAIQRLKVTLFSAACTSGNEKMQSIAVEMFEEYANGNKQAIPALFKAVVFNTVARLGGENNYEKIFNIYQNPVSSEEKIIALRALGRFEDKELLERTLSYLLDGTVLNQDFYIPMQGIRVHKKGIERLWAWMQEHWDEIAKRLQPGSPVLGGVLTLGLTNFTSFEALEKISAFYSRKVTKGFDQTLAQALDTIRSKAQWVSRDREIVATYLREHEYDQ; from the coding sequence ATGTCCCGTGAAGTACTGCCAAACAACGTTACCCCATTGCATTATGACATTACACTAGAACCTAATTTCCGTGCTTTTACGTTTGAAGGGTCATTAAAAATTGACCTGCAGATTAATGATCATTCGATAAACTCTGTGCAAATAAATTACTTAGAAATAGATTTCCATTCTGCACGTATTGAGGGTGTCAATGCCATTGAAGTTAACAAAAACGAAAACCAACAAAAAGCTACTCTTGTCTTTCCTAATggaacttttgaaaacctAGGACCTTCTGCGAAGTTAGAAATTATCTTTTCCGGTATTCTAAATGATCAGATGGCGGGATTTTACAGGGCTAAGTATACGGATAAAGTCACAGGGGAGACGAAGTACATGGCTACTACTCAGATGGAAGCCACAGATGCTAGAAGAGCCTTTCCTTGTTTTGACGAACCAAATTTGAAGGCGACTTTTGCAGTAACTTTGGTCTCTGAATCGTTTCTGACTCATTTGTCCAACATGGATGTCAGGAATGAAACAATCAAAGAGGGTAAGAAATATACAACTTTTAACACGACTCCAAAGATGTCTACGTACTTAGTAGCATTTATTGTAGCTGACCTGAGATACGTGGAAAGCAATAATTTCCGTATTCCAGTAAGAGTTTATTCTACCCCAGGGGACGAAAAATTTGGTCAGTTTGCAGCCAATTTAGCTGCTAGGACCTTGAGATTCTTTGAGGACACCTTCAACATAGAATATCCATTGCCAAAGATGGATATGGTGGCAGTTCATGAGTTTTCTGCTGGTGCTATGGAAAACTGGGGGCTAGTGACTTATAGAGTTATTGATTTGTTATTAGACATAGAAAATTCGAGTTTAGATCGCATTCAAAGAGTTGCTGAGGTTATTCAGCATGAACTAGCCCACCAATGGTTCGGCAACTTGGTCACCATGGATTGGTGGGAAGGCTTATGGTTGAATGAAGGTTTTGCCACTTGGATGTCTTGGTACTCTTGCAACAAGTTTCAACCAGAATGGAAAGTTTGGGAGCAATATGTTACTGACAATTTACAACGTGCTCTAAATTTAGATTCATTAAGATCTTCCCATCCAATTGAAGTTCCCGTTAATAATGCGGACGAAATcaatcaaatttttgatgCTATTTCTTATTCTAAAGGATCTTCTTTATTGAGGATGATTTCCAAATGGTTGGGTGAAGAGACTTTTATTAAAGGTGTGTCCCAATACCTgaataaattcaaatacGGTAATGCAAAGACCGGAGATTTGTGGGACGCCTTAGCAGATGCCTCTGGCAAGGACGTTTGTTCGGTGATGAACATCTGGACAAAACGTGTTGGTTTTCCAGTGTTATCTGTCAAGGAACACAAGAACAAAATCACATTAACTCAACACCGTTATTTAAGTACCGGTGATGttaaagaagaggaagataCAACCATATACCCCATTTTGTTAGCTTTGAAAGACAGTACAGGTATCGATAACACATTGGTATTGAACGAAAAATCTGCTACTTTCGAATTAAAGAATGAAGAGTTCTTCAAGATTAATGGTGACCAATCTGGTATTTTCATTACCTCTTATTCTGACGAAAGATGGGCTAAGCTATCCAAACAGGCAAATTTATTATCCGTAGAGGATCGTGTTGGCTTAGTCGCAGATGCAAAAGCCCTTTCTGCATCTGGCTATACCTCTACTACTAACTTCTTGAATTTAATTTCTAATTGGAAAAACGAGGATTCATTTGTTGTTTGGGAACAAATCATTAATAGTTTATCCGCTCTGAAATCTACTTGGGTCTTCGAACCAGAGGATATATTGAATGCTCTAGATAAATTTACTTTGGATCTAGTACTTAACAAACTTTCTGAATTGGGGTGGAATATTGGCGAAGACGACTCCTTTGCTATCCAACGTTTAAAAGTGACCCTTTTCAGTGCCGCATGCACTTCTggcaatgaaaaaatgcaatcgATTGCGGTAGAAATGTTTGAGGAATACGCCAATGGGAACAAACAGGCCATACCTGCACTGTTCAAGGCAGTTGTTTTCAACACCGTTGCCAGACTTGGCGGAGAAAACAATTACGAAAAGATTTTCAACATCTATCAAAACCCTGTTTCgtcagaagaaaagattatcGCTTTGAGAGCTTTGGGCAGATTTGAAGACAAAGAACTTTTAGAAAGGACATTGTCTTATCTGCTAGATGGTACAGTTTTGAATCAAGATTTTTACATCCCAATGCAAGGCATTAGAGTTCATAAGAAGGGTATTGAAAGGTTATGGGCTTGGATGCAAGAACACTGGGACGAAATTGCTAAGAGATTACAGCCAGGCTCGCCTGTGTTGGGTGGCGTGTTGACATTGGGTTTAACTAATTTTACCTCTTTTGAAgcccttgaaaaaattagtgCGTTCTATAGTAGAAAGGTCACTAAAGGTTTTGATCAAACCCTGGCTCAAGCCTTAGACACTATTAGATCCAAGGCGCAATGGGTGAGCAGAGATCGTGAAATCGTTGCTACCTACTTGCGTGAGCATGAGTATGATCaatag
- the INM1 gene encoding inositol monophosphate 1-phosphatase INM1 (Inositol monophosphatase; involved in biosynthesis of inositol and in phosphoinositide second messenger signaling; INM1 expression increases in the presence of inositol and decreases upon exposure to antibipolar drugs lithium and valproate) translates to MTIDLASIEKFLCELATEKVGPIIKSKSGTQKDYDLKTGSRSVDIVTAIDKQVEKLIWESVKTQYPTFKFIGEESYVKGETVITDDPTFIIDPIDGTTNFVHDFPFSCTSLGLTVNKEPVVGVIYNPHINLLVSASKGNGMRVNNKDYDYKSKLESMGSLILNKSVVALQPGSAREGKNFQTKMATYEKLLSCDYGFVHGFRNLGSSAMTMAYIAMGYLDSYWDGGCYSWDVCAGWCILKEVGGRVVGANPGEWSIDVDNRTYLAVRGTINNESDEQTKYITDFWNCVDGHLKYD, encoded by the coding sequence ATGACCATTGATCTAGCTTCTATCGAGAAATTCCTCTGTGAACTGGCTACTGAAAAAGTAGGACCAATCATCAAATCCAAGTCCGGCACTCAAAAGGATTATGACTTGAAGACTGGCTCCAGGAGCGTTGATATTGTAACTGCTATCGATAAACAGGTCGAAAAGTTAATTTGGGAATCGGTAAAAACCCAATATCCAACTTTCAAGTTTATTGGAGAGGAAAGTTATGTGAAAGGGGAGACCGTGATTACTGATGATCCTACCTTTATTATTGATCCAATTGATGGGACTACAAACTTTGTTCATGATTTCCCATTTAGCTGTACCTCTCTTGGGCTCACAGTAAACAAAGAGCCCGTAGTAGGCGTTATATATAATCCTCACATTAATCTTCTGGTATCCGCTTCTAAAGGAAATGGGATGAGAGTTAACAACAAGGACTATGACTATAAATCAAAATTGGAATCTATGGGTTCTCTAATACTAAATAAATCCGTAGTGGCATTACAGCCAGGTTCCGCTAGAGAgggaaagaattttcagaCAAAAATGGCCAcatatgaaaaattactaTCATGTGATTACGGTTTTGTTCATGGATTCAGAAATTTAGGATCATCTGCAATGACAATGGCATATATTGCTATGGGGTACCTTGATAGTTATTGGGATGGTGGTTGCTATTCGTGGGACGTGTGTGCTGGATGGTgtattttgaaagaagtGGGCGGTCGTGTAGTAGGTGCCAATCCAGGTGAATGGAGTATTGATGTCGACAATAGGACATATTTGGCTGTGAGGGGAACAATTAATAACGAAAGTGACGaacaaacaaaatataTCACAGACTTTTGGAACTGTGTTGATGGCCATTTGAAATATGACTGA
- the DDE1 gene encoding Dde1p (Protein involved in DNA damage response and ergosterol biosynthesis; acts in cooperation with Dap1p in regulating DNA damage response and ergosterol biosynthesis) — protein sequence MNWSFLLQLVITILLIVLGANWLLSSFLLDFKRDLTGVALSQQSSISSVRKENETAYYRSILVPTGFPLTTGLGLSLKYKIRNGNFGDVWNAIMEVSKGKNIIKFTGREKSYSLSELNGMAKRIFPKLSNKNFKNIGIANSIATVEGFTLSLASMMTSIRTGSIPHFLPAVPRQRLEDVDVLIIDSWKSFKMLNGSEDWYKLIVVCDDPIESLQFDANCDVITWKELIDGFTKDTEYQYTPPDDNSDDKKLFAYVTSPWNGTNSFNQICLVSNIAEFIKGFPLGNELNSNEYLTISTKLANSSASLQIWGKLFAVLLHGGSASFINPTTIDCESLQETTLLFTETKDVVKLIDSNSRSGLLNKIYLSWATNLLSEGIFTKIARIEPHSLEKLRCVYLADNVKDAEVISTFPEKIPQLKKTNRRITPSTEQLNKIRAQLGSRVVLELYCPYAIMGPVAHTNFYDYRVFGKSVDDNVVCYGTLSTTLEGKMVETETNPHLNIEKKQGMLCIRGFSIGKPVESDRLEKALHLAERFGGGEGWMPLVGVFGLFGQDGCLYIYNQ from the coding sequence ATGAATTGGTCTTTTCTACTACAGCTGGtaataacaatattgttAATTGTGCTGGGCGCCAACTGGTTGCTAAGCTCTTTTCTACTTGATTTTAAGAGAGATTTAACAGGGGTGGCTTTGTCACAGCAATCTAGCATATCCAGTGTTcgtaaagaaaatgaaacagCATATTATCGAAGCATTTTAGTGCCCACAGGATTCCCATTGACGACAGGATTAGGGCTATCTTtaaaatacaaaataaGAAATGGCAATTTCGGTGATGTTTGGAATGCCATAATGGAAGTTTCCAAGGGAAAAAACATAATTAAATTTAcaggaagagaaaaaagttaTTCGTTGAGTGAACTTAATGGTATGGCCAAGCGCATATTTCCGAAACTTTCCAAtaagaatttcaaaaatatcgGTATAGCTAATTCTATTGCTACCGTAGAGGGTTTTACTCTCTCCTTGGCTTCCATGATGACCTCTATAAGAACAGGTTCAATACCTCATTTCTTGCCAGCTGTTCCTAGACAACGACTAGAAGATGTTGATGTCCTGATCATCGACTCATGGAAGTCTTTTAAGATGCTAAACGGCAGCGAGGATTGGTACAAGCTTATTGTTGTTTGCGATGATCCTATCGAATCACTACAATTTGATGCGAACTGTGATGTTATCACTTGGAAAGAACTTATCGACGGTTTTACCAAGGATACAGAGTACCAATACACCCCGCCAGATGACAACTCTGATGATAAGAAACTTTTTGCATACGTAACTTCACCATGGAATGGAACTAATAGTTTTAATCAAATCTGTCTGGTGAGTAATATAGCGGAATTCATCAAAGGGTTCCCCTTGGGAAATGAATTGAATAGTAATGAATACCTAACCATTTCGACAAAATTGGCAAATTCTAGTGCAAGCCTACAAATTTGGGGAAAGCTTTTTGCAGTTTTGCTGCATGGTGGGTCTGCATCTTTCATCAATCCTACAACGATAGATTGCGAGTCGTTGCAAGAAACTACGTTACTGTTTACCGAAACAAAGGATGTTGTCAAATTAATTGATTCTAATTCTAGAAGTGGGCTGCTGAATAAAATCTACTTATCCTGGGCCACGAACTTACTGAGCGAGGGTATTTTTACGAAAATTGCCAGAATCGAGCCACAttctcttgaaaaattaagaTGTGTTTATTTGGCAGATAATGTGAAAGATGCTGAGGTTATTTCGACATTTcctgaaaaaattcctcAGCTAAAAAAGACTAACCGAAGAATCACCCCAAGCACTGAACaattgaataaaataaGAGCTCAATTAGGATCCCGTGTAGTCCTCGAGTTATATTGTCCCTACGCTATCATGGGACCTGTGGCACATACCAATTTTTATGACTATAGGgtttttggaaaatctGTGGACGATAACGTTGTATGTTATGGAACACTAAGTACAACATTAGAAGGAAAAATGGTAGAAACGGAAACAAACCCTCATTTGAACATAGAGAAGAAGCAGGGTATGTTATGTATTCGTGGTTTTAGCATAGGTAAACCAGTAGAGTCCGATCGTTTAGAGAAAGCTTTGCATTTAGCTGAAAGGTTTGGAGGAGGTGAAGGATGGATGCCTCTAGTTGGCGTTTTTGGACTATTTGGCCAAGACGGTTGCTTATACATCTATAATCAATGA